A region of the Curtobacterium flaccumfaciens pv. betae genome:
ACGTGGCCACCGGGAGCCCGATGATCAAGAACAACAGTCCGACGGCCTGCAACCGCTCAAGGGAGACACGTGCAGGACTCTTATGAGCAGGACGAAACGTGCCATCAGGAGCAGCGATCATCAGTTCTTGCACCTCCCCTATTGCGAAACGCGGACATGAGGCAGGCCCGCCGCGACGAACCCCGCCAAGCCACCGAGGACCGAGTACGGCGTCGTCGCAAGAGCATGATCACCAGCGAGCACGAGGGGTACGGCGATCCCGAATGCGTGCGGGTATCCGACCGATAGAGACCGTGCGTGAAAATGGAGGCCGCCTCTCACGTTACCCCTCGGTTGCCTTGAAGTCGCGCACATCCGGTGCGACCTTAAACAGCTGAAGAACAGAGCGAAACCGGTAAGTCCCTTCTCCAACTATGAATCGGTAGCGTTGCCCCACCTTGAGCTCGTCGGCTACCCGATCGACATTCTCCTTGTTGATACCTGAGTCGATCAGCAACCGCCCACAGCCTTTGGTCTCGATGACAACTTGACTGCCCGAACTCCCAACGCCCTTCACCGAACGACTCGAGATGCTCCCCGCTTTTGCTGATTCAACGGTGCAAGTCACTGACATTGGATGAGAATCGTCGTACACGCCCAGAGCGATCGGCGCTACAAAGAATGCCATAATCGGGACGACAACGACGAGGAAGAGCAAGAGCACGGCCATCACGCGGTTCCGAAATACACGCCGCCGGGCGACGTCCGCCCCAAGCCGGGTCTCCGTCTTCGGCACGGGTACGCTCTCCTTCTCTCATCGCCCATCACATCCGCCAGTGCTCTGATTCTTCATGCCTTGTCTCCGCCGCTTGAATCGGCCATCGACTGCCACACATCATTGTTCGGACTCGAGGGCCGTCGGATATCGATTCATAACCCAGAGCGCACCTCGGAACCACCACGAAGATGCGCCAAGCGAGAACTGGAACGTCCTACCTCTGCACGCAACCCGCGCAATCTCGAAGGCGCGGGCCGGGCAGGCAGAGCTAAATGGCCTGATTGACGACGCCGATCCAGAAGGAGGAAGTGGATGTCAAGCGGGTTCTAAGCTCTTCACATATACGGCCTGACGAATCGTGTCCAAGAACTGTCGCACATTAAAAGACCCTTCGCCAACATCGAATCTATAACGCCCTCCCTTGTCCACGCTTCGGGCAATTTTGTCCTCGTTGTCGCGCGTGACACCCCACTGCAACACGAGCGTCCCACAATCTGACGTTTCAAACACAACTTGAGATGTCGACGATCCAACGCCCTTCAATGAACGAGACGAATCAACGCTGCTGTGCGCGGAGCTGACGGTACAGATCAGGCGAACCCGATGCCCCGCATCGTATGCCTTCAATGTCACCGGCCCGACGAAGAAGCCAAGCAATGGAACCAGGACAACGATCACCAGCACAATGGAAGCTAGGACCCTCCTCCTACGCGCAAGCCTTCTCTGCCCTGTTCGATCAGGCGCCGATCTCGTCAACTACAACTCCGATGTTCAGTGTTTCTCATCAGCGGGCGTGCGCACCAACAGTAAGGCCCACCCGCGCCCGAAACGGCGCCGTTGATGGCGTCTTTCAAGTAGTCACCCGGATCCTTCTCGGTGAGGACATCGTTCAAGACAGCGCCACCATCTCCAGCAGACCGATGGATGGCCTCCGACGTGATCGTGTTCCATGCCGCTGTCGCCCCTCGCACCGCGTACTCAGGGACAAAGACGTGCCGGCCGCTGGGCTCAGGGAGCATCACACGCCGGCCACTCGCCGGACTGAATGGCTTGGGGGCGAAGGCGCACTTCCAGGCCAGCCGGCCGGGAAAGTCAGCTACGGAATCCAGTCAGCTAGCATCACTTGGCCAGGACAGGACAGTCGCTCACGGAAGGCGGCGCCTCCTAGTCAGATCGTAATCCTGCCTCTGTTTCCGTGGACGCGCTACCCCTTTGCTCGTAGGAACGTCCTCGTGAAGTGCGCCACCGTCAATCACGGCAGCGAAGGCCGAACAGTCAACACCTCACCACCGCGCCAGGTTCCTGCGCCCTCATCAACCCTCTTCTTCGCAAGAAACGCTTCGACGATCTTCAACGCCGCTTCAACGTCCAGCGTGAGGCCTCGAGCCACGGGAGCGGAAACGTTTCCCATGGCGATCTCGACAAGATCCGACGCATCGATCGGGCCACCGAGCGGAAGCTCCCACCGCTCTTCATCGGTTGCGTCCTCAGTCCTGAACACGATGATGTCCCGTGCGGCATCACCGCAGATGTTGATCTGACGATCTCGGTCGATGACGATGACCAATGTTCGTTCACGGCCGTCGAGGCCACGAACCTTCGCCTCCACTTGAGCCGCAGTCGGGGAGTTCTGCACGTATCGCCGGCCGCGCACCCACCACTGCAGCGCAGGTCCCGAGGCTCTGTCACGACCAGGAAGTCCCCTATCGACGTACCGCCGGGCCAGTGCCCCGAGGGTCCAACCAGCGATGAGGCTCATGAACCAGGTCTGAATCGACAGCTGCGCGCCGACGAGCAAGAACTTGGTTGCAAGGGGCCCTCCGAAGAACGCGACCGCAAGGCCGACCATTGCCCACCCCGAGCCGAGGAACCCCAGCAGGCCGGCAACGGTGACGGCGAGCAGCACATTCGCCAAGACGACCGGAAACGTCAGCTGCTGCAATCCGAAGAAGAACGCGACCGCGGCTGTGAGGGCGATTAGCGTGACGTTACCGACGACGCCCGCTCGACTCAGCGGGCGATAACGGCGCTCTCGAGTACTCAATTCACCATCCCATCACGCCACTCACGGAATCGTGGATGACGTCTCCTCCAGCGCCGACAGCAGAACCGATCGCCGCGCCTCCCCGAAGGGCCACAGCGTTTCGCCCGCTTCCGGTCAATCCCTGCCACGTCTGGGTCTGAGTATAGGGAACCTTCCGAAGGGCATCGAAGTTGGTCTGGGTGTACTTCTCACCGAACGAGAGGTGGGGGGCGGCGGCACCCGACGCCGTGCTCCAGATCACGTCGTTCCAGGACATGTCCTCGCCGGATATCCAGTGGTCGACAGTCGTGCCAGCCGTAGCTCCCACCGATCCCACGGCCGATGTGCCCAACTTTGAGACCACTGACTCCACCGGACGCTGCAAGTGCTCTGCGATGCTCCCTCCGGCTGGACCGGCAAGGCCACTGACGGAGCCGGCCACGAACCCACCTCCAGCGGAACCAAGCAGCCCTCTCGCAGTGATCGGCTTGTTCGACGTCACGCTCGTGACGACGTTCGCAGCAACACCGAAGCCAGAGCCAGCCGCGCCGTTGACTGCCATGTTCGTTGCTAGGGACTTGACGACCCTCGTCGTAGGGGCAGCGACGTTTTCGGCGACACGAAGCCCTTGCCCGCCGTACTTCGCGGCCTTGAAGAGCGACCCTGCCCCTCCCGGGATCGCGCCAAGCGCGGTTGCGCCGGCCACCTGAGCCCAGTTGACGTTGTTAGTGGTGGCCTTCTGCGTGATGACATCGATACCGCCACTGATCAGCATCATCCCGGCTGGTCCGCCAACTCCCGTGAACATCAGGATGCCGCCGCCCACAATCGCAGCTCCGCCAACGACGTACTCCCAGTTGTCCTTCCACCAGCCGCCATCGAACACCCCTTGATGCGCATCCCGGTACGTCTGGAGGTCAGCGTCGGTCGCCGGCCGGAGACCTAAGGGATCCACCGCGTGCAACGGATCGTTCCCGGCGTAGGAGTACGGGTTCCCCGACCATCCCGACCCGGGCACGGGCGCGAGTGGGTCAACAGACAGGAAGCCACGGGCGGCAGGGTCGTAGACGCGAGCACCGAGCCACTCGAGGCCGCCGATGCTGATTCCACCGGTCGCGGTGAGTCCGACGGTTGCGGGCAGCGCGGCGCCGGACACCCCGGCGAGCACCGCCCATGGGTCGGACGCATCGGTCGCCCGGGCGTCGCGCCAGCCCGGCGTCGTCCACTTCGTTCCGACGGCGGTGACGCCACCCGGGAGGTCGAGGACGCTCGTCCCACCGATCGACACCAGGGAGGGCACGGCGGCCGCGGTGTCCCACCATGCCTCGACGTCATCCACGGCGGCGAGTTCGCCGAGCGCGTCCGTCCACACGTCGTTGCGCGCGGTCTCGGCGTAGGAGGCGTCGCGGGTTACGAGCCCCGCGAGGTACCCCAGCGGCGACCAGGTGTACTCGGTCGTCGAACCGTCCGGTTCGGTGCGACGCACCCGGCGGCCGAGCCCGTCGTGCACGTACTCCGTCCGCTGACCGTCGCGCAGCGTGGCGGTCAGCTGTCCGGCGCGGTCGTACTCGTACGTGGTCGTGACGCCGTCAACGGTCTCGGACACCAGCCGACCGGCGGAGTCATACTCCCAGGTGGAGTCGCCTGCGCGGACAAGCTGCCCGGCGCTGTCGAACGTGTAATCGACGCGTCCGTCGGGGCCATCGATCGCGGCGATCCGGCCGTCGTCGTCGCGTGCGATCCGGGTGACCTGGACACCGTCGGGCGTGGTCGTGGTGTGCGCCACTAGGACACCACCCTCGTACGACCACGCCTGCACGAGGTCCCCGGTCGCCGACTGGACAACGCGTCCGGCGGCGTCGTACGCGAAGGTGCCGGCTCCGAGACAGCCCCGCTCCACCGCGGTCACGCGTCCGACGGCGTTCCGGCGGAACGCGGTGTGGGTTCCGGCAGGGTCGATGCGCGCCGTGCTGTTCCCGTCGGCGTCGTACTCCCAGTCAATCGCCGCCGAGCCACGGCTTCGACGGACCAGGAGCCCCCGTCGGTCGTGGTGCAGCTCGTGCTCCACACTCCGTCCGGCACCGCGGGTGTGGTCGGTGACGACCAGAGTCCGGCCGAGGGCGTCCCGCCGGAGCTCGAACTGGACGACACCGTCGACGCCGACGTCCCGCTGCCGGCCAGCCGCGTCGTAGGACCAGGTGACGGTGTGGCCGTCGGGATCGGTCTGGCCGACCTGACGGCCCGCCGCGTCGTAGGCCGCGGTCGTGGTGCGCCCGAGCGGGTCGGTCACGCCTGTGATGCGGTCAGCGTCGTCGTACGTGCGGGTTGTGACGCCGCCCGTTGGGTCGGTGACGGTGGTGAGCCGACCTCGCACGTCGTGGGCGAAGGTGGTGACACCGCCGAGACCATTGACGATCGCGGCGAGCTGACCCGCGGCGTCGTAGCGGAACCGGCGACGGCCGTACCGTGCGTCATGGGCCGAGACGAGCCTCCCGGCAGCGTCGTAGCGGAACCGACTGGTGCCGGAACCCGGCGTCGTCCGCGCGACCACGCGCCCGACTGCGTCGTAGATGACCTGCTCTGTGTCCCCAGTGGGCAGCGTCCACCGGACGACACGCGAGTGCGCGTCGTACTCGAGCACGGTGCATGCGCCGGTCGGATCGGTTGCCGCCGACGGACGGCCGCAAACGTCGTACTCGTAGGTTGTGCGTGCGCCGGACGGGGTGGTGAGCGCGATCACCCGGCCCGCGAGGTCGCGTTCGATCCTGGTCAGTCCGCCCTCCCCGTCGACGAGTTCGATGGGGCGTCCCGCAGCGTCGTACGTGACGAGCTCGGAGCCGAACTCGTCGCTGGCGCTCTCGACCGGTCGTCCGTAGGCGTCGAACCGCACCGTGACCGCGTCGAAGGCGTCGCGCAGCGACGCAACCCCGGTCTTGACATCCTCCGAGAAGTCCTGACGGACCCCGGTCGGGTCGACCACGCTCGACAGGCGGCCGTTCACGTCGTATTCACGGCTCCACGTCGCGCCTGCCGGGTCGGTGACGGCCTGGAGGCGCGACAAGGCGTCGTGCGCGAACGTCCAGTCCGCGCCGCCCGGCATCTCGAGCCGCGCGAGGTTCGCCTGGTCGTCGTACGTCCCGGTCGTGGTGCGACCCAGGGGGTCGGTGACGGTGTGCAGTTCGCCGTCCGGTGAGTATGTGTACTCGGTGCGCGCCCCGAGTGGGCCGATGACCGCGCTGATCCGGCCGCCGGTGGCATACTCGAAGCGCCAGACCGCTCCGTCCCCATCCTGCCGGGACTCCAGCAGACCCGCGGCGTCGTAACGGTACTCGGTACGAGCGCCGGTGGGGCTGATCGCCGCAGTTGGCCGTCCGGCGGCGTCGCGCTCGATCCGAGCGGTGTCGCCGACGGCGTTGGTGGTCGAGACGAGCTCACCGAACGCGTCGTAGGAAAGCGTCAGGACCACGCCGGTCGGGTCGACGACGTGGGTGAGGGAGCCGTCCTGCCAGGTCAGCTCCGTCCGGCCGCCGACCGGGTCGACGATGACCGACGGGTCGCGGTCGTCGCCCACGTACTCGTAGCTCACGACGGCACCGGCCTCGGTGACGACCGTCGTCACGCGGTCCTGGTCATCGTACCCGTAGGTCAGGTCGCCGCCGGACGGCGTGACGGTCCGGGTCTTCCGGCCACGGTCGTCGTACGCGTGGACGGTCACCGACCCGTCGCGCTCGGTCGCCGACACCAGGTTGCCGTGCCGGTCGTAGCTCATCGACTGGCGTCGGTCGTCGGAGTCGATGACCCCGACGAGTCGTCCCTTGGCGTCGGCGATGTAGGAGTTCGACCGCGATCCGTCGTGGTCGGACACCACCGTGACGCGGCCGGGCAGGTACGCGAAGCGCACGGTGCGGCCGTGCGGGCTGATCTGTTCGACCACGCGGCGCTGGTCGTCGTAGGTGTTGTCGACCTCGACGACACCGGCCGCACTCGTGACCGTCGCGATGAGGTCATCGTCGTTCCAGCCGTAGGTCCGGGTGCCGACGGCGTCGGTCACCGAGACGAGTCGGCCGCGCTCGTCGTACCCGTACTCGACCCGGCGACCGTCGGAGGCGCGGAGCACCGCCACTCGGCCGTCGACGTGGTCGATGTCGATCGAGCGACCGCGCTCGTGCACCAGGCGCACGACGACGTCGTCGGCGTCCCGCTCGACGCGGACCGCGGTGCCGGCCCCGCCGCGCTGTCCGAGCCACAGCCCCGACGGCGAGAAGTCGATGCGCTCACCCTGGTTGTCACGGACGACGAGCCGGTCGCCCTCGGCCGCGAGCCAGCGGTTCTCGCCGACGCCGCGAGCCCACCCCTCGCCTTCGCGCGGGAACCGGACCTGACGACCGTCGGCGCCGACGAACGACGCGCCCTCGTCGTCGAGGAGCAGGCGGGTCTCGAGGATCGACGCCCACCCCGGACCGAAGAGGCCGACGTGCTGGTCGAGGGAGTTGTACATGCGGGTCACCTGCAGCGCCGCAGATGCACCGGTGAACGCCAGGTCGAGCTCCGGCTCGAGGAAGTTGCCCGTCGTGGTGTTCACCGGGTCCATCGAGTAGCCGGTCGTCGGCTGGGCGCCGTAGGCCGATGGTGGATCGAACTGCAGGTCGGTGCGGGACTGCGAGACCCCGGCGGCGGCCAGGGCTGCGGCGAGCGCGGCGTCCGAGACGGTGGACACGGCGCCCTCGCCGCCAGCTGCCGCGAACGCGTCGGCGATCGTGTTCGCCCACGTGACGTCCTGGTCGTTGGCATCAAGCCACTTGTCGAACGCCGACACGAGCCCGTCGGCGTTGATCGTGCCCCACGAGCACTTCGTCGCGAAGTCGTCGAGCTTGCCGCGGAGCCCCGCGGGCTTCCCGGCGAGGTCACTGTTGAGCGAGGTCGATCCGGCGGCGAAGGAACGCAGGTCCTCCGGCTTGGCGGACGAGGTCCCGCCGCCACCACTCCCACCCGCGCCCGGATTCGGGGTCTGGCGTGTGGTCGACTTCGCACTGGCGGGCGCGAAGGTCGGAGCATCCTCGTGCTTGACCTCGGGTGGGGTGTCGTTGCCACTGGCCCAGTCGACGGCGACTTCGATGAAGTTGCGGTTCTCGTGCTGTTCGTACCAGTCACTTGCCTTCTTGCG
Encoded here:
- a CDS encoding DUF6531 domain-containing protein; its protein translation is MVDLHGNEPVKFDNGTADALSTALNDAAESIEGQAGSRQSYVTTASQEFRGHFSELFAQNAGTAKSDAEDIATNLRTVAGWVDQMKAAAKSENARRKKASDWYEQHENRNFIEVAVDWASGNDTPPEVKHEDAPTFAPASAKSTTRQTPNPGAGGSGGGGTSSAKPEDLRSFAAGSTSLNSDLAGKPAGLRGKLDDFATKCSWGTINADGLVSAFDKWLDANDQDVTWANTIADAFAAAGGEGAVSTVSDAALAAALAAAGVSQSRTDLQFDPPSAYGAQPTTGYSMDPVNTTTGNFLEPELDLAFTGASAALQVTRMYNSLDQHVGLFGPGWASILETRLLLDDEGASFVGADGRQVRFPREGEGWARGVGENRWLAAEGDRLVVRDNQGERIDFSPSGLWLGQRGGAGTAVRVERDADDVVVRLVHERGRSIDIDHVDGRVAVLRASDGRRVEYGYDERGRLVSVTDAVGTRTYGWNDDDLIATVTSAAGVVEVDNTYDDQRRVVEQISPHGRTVRFAYLPGRVTVVSDHDGSRSNSYIADAKGRLVGVIDSDDRRQSMSYDRHGNLVSATERDGSVTVHAYDDRGRKTRTVTPSGGDLTYGYDDQDRVTTVVTEAGAVVSYEYVGDDRDPSVIVDPVGGRTELTWQDGSLTHVVDPTGVVLTLSYDAFGELVSTTNAVGDTARIERDAAGRPTAAISPTGARTEYRYDAAGLLESRQDGDGAVWRFEYATGGRISAVIGPLGARTEYTYSPDGELHTVTDPLGRTTTGTYDDQANLARLEMPGGADWTFAHDALSRLQAVTDPAGATWSREYDVNGRLSSVVDPTGVRQDFSEDVKTGVASLRDAFDAVTVRFDAYGRPVESASDEFGSELVTYDAAGRPIELVDGEGGLTRIERDLAGRVIALTTPSGARTTYEYDVCGRPSAATDPTGACTVLEYDAHSRVVRWTLPTGDTEQVIYDAVGRVVARTTPGSGTSRFRYDAAGRLVSAHDARYGRRRFRYDAAGQLAAIVNGLGGVTTFAHDVRGRLTTVTDPTGGVTTRTYDDADRITGVTDPLGRTTTAAYDAAGRQVGQTDPDGHTVTWSYDAAGRQRDVGVDGVVQFELRRDALGRTLVVTDHTRGAGRSVEHELHHDRRGLLVRRSRGSAAIDWEYDADGNSTARIDPAGTHTAFRRNAVGRVTAVERGCLGAGTFAYDAAGRVVQSATGDLVQAWSYEGGVLVAHTTTTPDGVQVTRIARDDDGRIAAIDGPDGRVDYTFDSAGQLVRAGDSTWEYDSAGRLVSETVDGVTTTYEYDRAGQLTATLRDGQRTEYVHDGLGRRVRRTEPDGSTTEYTWSPLGYLAGLVTRDASYAETARNDVWTDALGELAAVDDVEAWWDTAAAVPSLVSIGGTSVLDLPGGVTAVGTKWTTPGWRDARATDASDPWAVLAGVSGAALPATVGLTATGGISIGGLEWLGARVYDPAARGFLSVDPLAPVPGSGWSGNPYSYAGNDPLHAVDPLGLRPATDADLQTYRDAHQGVFDGGWWKDNWEYVVGGAAIVGGGILMFTGVGGPAGMMLISGGIDVITQKATTNNVNWAQVAGATALGAIPGGAGSLFKAAKYGGQGLRVAENVAAPTTRVVKSLATNMAVNGAAGSGFGVAANVVTSVTSNKPITARGLLGSAGGGFVAGSVSGLAGPAGGSIAEHLQRPVESVVSKLGTSAVGSVGATAGTTVDHWISGEDMSWNDVIWSTASGAAAPHLSFGEKYTQTNFDALRKVPYTQTQTWQGLTGSGRNAVALRGGAAIGSAVGAGGDVIHDSVSGVMGW